The Zingiber officinale cultivar Zhangliang chromosome 2A, Zo_v1.1, whole genome shotgun sequence genomic sequence AAGTGTAATAATCAAGTCAGATTGCAGCTTATCTAACTTGGCTACATCGATAATCTTGCAACGAATATCTTTGAAGAAGAAGCATAATCTTTTGACAGCATATCTAACATATTTTGGCAGAGAATTACGTATGACTATTGGCAGGAAGTGCTGCATTTCATCTCATCCATGCAGACAAGATTCTTCATGTTTGATGAGAAACCTTCCGGAACTTTTATATCCATTAATGACCTACATACTTGTAATCTCTCATTTTTTGTGAATGAGCATGCTGCAGGAGGTAGATATGTTCTTTTCTCACCAATTTTAGGAGCCAATTGAGGCCTAATTCCCATCTGAACCATGTCCAACCTAGCTGCCACATTGTCCTTGGTTTTTCCCTTGATGTTCATCAAAGTATTAATCAGAGACTCGAAAACGTTTTTCTCAATGTGCATAACATTGAGACAATGCCTAACATGTAGGTATTTCCAGTATGGAAGATTGAAAAAAattgacttcttcttccaacattTACTGAAATTTATAGCTCCAACATACTTTTCTTCTTCAATGTCTTCAACAATATTCTCCTTtgcttttttccttattttcccctTCACACTTGTTTTCTTTCCAAACTCACATGTTATGTCTGAAAGCTTGTCAAACAACTTAATTCCAGATAATGGCCTACCTGCTTCACCAAGTTCCACCATGCCATTAAACTCCTTTATTTACCTCCGATATGGATGAAATCGTGGTAGGAATCATCTATGCCCAGCAAATGACATTTTCTTCCCATTTTGTAAGTGCTTTGCATAAGTATCCTCACCACATATTGGGCATGCGTAATAACCATGTGTAGTACATCCACTAAGGTTACCATATGCAGGAAAGTCGTTGATGGTCCATAAAAGAACTGCTTTAAGAGTGAAAACCTCCTTCGATAAGCATCATAAactccatcaactccttcccaCAACAGCTGCAAATCATCAACCAGAACCTCAAGGTAGACGTCGATATCGTTTCCAGGCTGTTTTGGCCCTGAAATGAGCATCGTTAGCATGATGAATTTCCTTTTCATGCACATGTCTAGAGGCAAATTATATGTGACCAGCATGATTGGCCAGCAACTGTAGCGACTACTAAGATTGCTGTGAGGATTAATTCCATCGGCTACAAGTGCCAGGCGAATATTTCTTGCCTCACTTCCAAAGTCGGGACACATATGATCCACCAATTTCCATGACGGTGAATCAACTGGATGGCGTAACTGACCAACAACTCTTGTGCTATCTGCATGCCATGTTAAATTTCTAGAAGTttctaaagatttaaacatgcgctTAAATCTTGGTATGGGAGGGAAATACCAAACCACTTTGGCAGGAACACCTTTCTTCTCAACATTTTTCTTGGTTAGCTTCCATCTTGATAAGCCACATTTCGGGCAGCTTATGCAGTCTTTATATTGTTTCCTATAAAGGATGCAATCATTGGAACAAGCATGAATCTTTTCATGACTCAAAGCCAAACAACTCAACGTCTTCTTTGCTTCATAAATTGACGATGGTAGATTATGGTTATCTGGCAGCATGTCCCCAAAATCTGCTAGTAGATctgaaaatagagcatcactcaTCCCATGCCTTGCTTTGGTATTGTATAGTTTTACAAGTGCACTCAACTTTGTGTAACGTTTGCATCCCTTATACAGTGGCTTCTCTGCTTCCTCCAAAAACTTCATAAATGCTTCTGGATTTTCTGTATGGTTATCATACGCTACCTCACACAAATTAACAGTTTCAAAATCATCATGACAATTATCAGTTGGCTCTTGGTTGACACTCGAATTTAATCAATCCTTCTCCGCAGCCTCACCATGCCAaatccaattcaaataatttttactgAAACCATTGAAGTAAAGATGCTCCCGAATCCACATAACCGCTCCCTTTTTAAGATTCATATATTTGCAACAAGGacaataaattaaatttgggTCGATATGTGGATTCTGCAAACAACTTCTAATGAATTGTTCCACACC encodes the following:
- the LOC122044052 gene encoding uncharacterized protein LOC122044052 — protein: MKFLEEAEKPLYKGCKRYTKLSALVKLYNTKARHGMSDALFSDLLADFGDMLPDNHNLPSSIYEAKKTLSCLALSHEKIHACSNDCILYRKQYKDCISCPKCGLSRWKLTKKNVEKKGVPAKVVWYFPPIPRFKRMFKSLETSRNLTWHADSTRVVGQLRHPVDSPSWKLVDHMCPDFGSEARNIRLALVADGINPHSNLSSRYSCWPIMLVTYNLPLDMCMKRKFIMLTMLISGPKQPGNDIDVYLEVLVDDLQLLWEGVDGVYDAYRRRFSLLKQFFYGPSTTFLHMVTLVDVLHMVITHAQYVVRILMQSTYKMGRKCHLLGIDDSYHDFIHIGGRPLSGIKLFDKLSDITCEFGKKTSVKGKIRKKAKENIVEDIEEEKHCLNVMHIEKNVFESLINTLMNIKGKTKDNVAARLDMVQMGIRPQLAPKIGEKRTYLPPAACSFTKNERLQHFLPIVIRNSLPKYVRYAVKRLCFFFKDIRCKIIDVAKLDKLQSDLIITLCLLEQYFPPSFFDIMLHLTVHLVREVQLCGPVYFRWMYPFERCMKVLKSYVGSRKYPEGCIVRRYAAEEAVEFCSKHLNDLDPVGVPKSLRDPNASIPGFSASNSSIIVQQIDLQQAHLTVLENTEEISSYIIEHKSFLKTMFPKKQKDARWIQDAHNKRFIDWFRAKVAAEIDSCNGGMTSSLRWLAHGPRVRVLKCDSYVINGNLNQTKERDDEKVYQNSGVSLLANTMLVCSAKDKNPVLENVTFYGVIEEIWELDYHQFQVPLFKCAWVSNDKGIQYNDECGFTLVNLNKRGHQKDEFVLASQVRQVFYVADPLNKGWSIVLQVPNRCYEGEEDLWTRIPEARPIDNVDIHCILTHEGYFRSSKEGFFVTNKKK